A DNA window from Leptolyngbya sp. KIOST-1 contains the following coding sequences:
- a CDS encoding FecR domain-containing protein: MLVSFAASAIPVRVDRGLVVSRVQGDVTLLRPGRSTAARVGDHLGAVGDGLRTGTRSSAVLNVDTDVGFLDVSERTELRIRTLEMAADGGRITHLTVPRGQVRTRLRRFTHEGSQFEIETPAGISGVRGTEFGVNVQDDGKTGIATLSGAVDTTAVGETVAVPAGFQNLIFPGEPPTEPVPLRDDPGLEYERRVIFERGTRFVTLIGRVDPVNTVFVDGAPQTVDRQGEFRLTRLATARLRVEVVVITPLGRQEIHEIYLL, translated from the coding sequence TTGCTGGTATCTTTTGCGGCCAGTGCTATCCCCGTGCGGGTCGATCGAGGCCTGGTGGTCAGTCGAGTGCAGGGCGACGTCACCCTGCTGCGTCCGGGGCGGTCAACAGCGGCCCGAGTCGGTGACCACCTCGGGGCGGTAGGTGACGGCCTGCGCACGGGCACGCGGTCTTCGGCGGTTCTCAACGTCGATACCGATGTCGGGTTTTTGGACGTTTCTGAGCGCACTGAGCTACGGATTCGCACCCTGGAAATGGCTGCTGATGGTGGACGCATTACCCATCTCACCGTGCCCCGTGGGCAGGTGAGAACGCGGCTGCGGCGCTTTACCCACGAGGGTTCGCAGTTTGAAATCGAAACCCCTGCGGGCATTAGCGGGGTGCGCGGCACTGAGTTTGGGGTCAACGTGCAGGACGATGGCAAGACCGGCATCGCCACCTTGAGCGGAGCCGTAGACACAACGGCGGTAGGAGAGACCGTGGCGGTGCCTGCGGGGTTTCAAAACCTGATTTTCCCCGGAGAGCCGCCTACCGAGCCCGTGCCCCTGCGGGATGACCCAGGTCTGGAGTACGAGCGACGGGTGATTTTTGAGCGCGGTACTCGTTTCGTCACGCTGATAGGCCGCGTTGACCCGGTCAACACGGTGTTTGTGGATGGAGCCCCACAGACCGTCGATCGCCAGGGAGAGTTTCGCCTCACCCGTCTGGCGACGGCCCGGTTGCGAGTCGAGGTTGTAGTGATCACTCCCCTTGGCCGCCAGGAAATCCATGAGATCTACCTTCTCTAA
- a CDS encoding aldehyde dehydrogenase family protein: protein MPTIHPAPKPSSPTYFTPRNMADLLSIINPATEALIQELPADNPAAVAEKYNQARGAQPEWGALPLADRISPILRFRDLLVERVDALAALLTSETGKPITQARNEILALPGRIDFFVAHSDRVLTPEPVYAEPAHALPGCGALEEVITQEPLGVVANISAWNYPYFVGGNVFVPALLMGNAVLYKPSEFATLTGGAIAALLHESGIPEDIFIPVIGSGMTGAALLEQPIDGVFFTGSYATGQKIAVAAALKLIRPQLELGGKDPAYVCADANVAVAAAGLADGAFYNNGQSCCAVERIYVHTDVYDEFLEVFLQTVEGFKLGDPTDPNTYLGPVSRKPQLDVLADQVADALAKGATLRCGGKILNRPGWYFAPTVLTEVNHTMTVMQEETFGPVIGIQRVASDAEAVALMQDTPYGLTAAVYGTDRQRAVDILSQLKTGSAYWNCCDRVSPRLPWSGRGHSGLGTTLSLAGIATFLQPRAWHLRAG from the coding sequence GTGCCCACCATCCACCCCGCGCCAAAACCGTCATCACCGACCTACTTCACTCCCCGCAATATGGCCGACCTACTCTCAATCATCAACCCCGCCACCGAGGCGCTGATCCAAGAACTTCCGGCAGACAACCCTGCTGCCGTTGCCGAAAAATATAACCAGGCGCGGGGGGCTCAGCCCGAGTGGGGAGCGCTGCCCTTGGCCGATCGCATCTCGCCCATCCTGCGGTTTCGGGACTTGCTGGTCGAGCGGGTGGATGCCCTGGCGGCTCTGCTGACCTCGGAAACTGGCAAGCCCATCACCCAGGCCCGCAATGAGATCTTGGCTCTACCGGGGCGGATCGATTTCTTCGTCGCCCACAGCGATCGCGTGCTAACCCCGGAGCCCGTCTATGCCGAGCCCGCCCATGCCCTACCCGGCTGTGGTGCGCTGGAGGAGGTGATCACCCAAGAGCCCCTGGGGGTAGTCGCTAACATTTCGGCCTGGAACTACCCCTACTTTGTGGGGGGCAATGTGTTTGTTCCGGCACTGCTGATGGGCAATGCGGTGCTGTACAAACCGTCGGAGTTTGCCACGCTGACTGGGGGGGCGATCGCCGCCCTACTCCACGAGTCCGGCATTCCCGAGGACATTTTCATCCCGGTGATCGGCTCGGGGATGACCGGCGCTGCCCTGCTGGAGCAGCCGATCGATGGCGTGTTCTTCACCGGCTCCTACGCGACGGGGCAGAAGATCGCTGTGGCAGCAGCACTCAAACTGATCCGCCCCCAGCTAGAGCTGGGGGGCAAAGACCCGGCCTACGTATGTGCCGACGCCAATGTGGCCGTAGCGGCGGCGGGGCTGGCGGATGGCGCCTTCTACAACAACGGCCAGAGCTGCTGTGCGGTGGAGCGCATCTATGTCCACACCGATGTCTATGACGAGTTTCTGGAGGTGTTTCTGCAAACGGTGGAGGGGTTCAAGCTGGGCGACCCCACCGACCCCAACACCTACCTTGGCCCGGTGAGCCGCAAACCACAGTTGGATGTCCTCGCTGATCAGGTAGCAGATGCCTTGGCTAAGGGCGCTACCCTACGCTGCGGCGGTAAAATCCTCAATCGCCCCGGCTGGTACTTTGCCCCCACGGTGCTCACCGAGGTCAACCACACCATGACCGTCATGCAGGAGGAAACCTTTGGCCCGGTGATCGGCATTCAGCGGGTGGCCAGCGACGCCGAAGCCGTGGCTCTGATGCAGGACACGCCCTACGGGTTAACAGCGGCGGTGTACGGCACGGATCGGCAGCGGGCGGTGGACATTCTAAGCCAGCTCAAAACCGGCAGCGCCTACTGGAACTGCTGCGATCGCGTCAGCCCCCGCCTGCCCTGGAGCGGTCGCGGCCATTCGGGCCTGGGCACCACCCTCTCGCTGGCAGGGATCGCCACATTCTTGCAGCCCCGCGCCTGGCACCTGAGAGCGGGATAA
- a CDS encoding EAL domain-containing protein, whose translation MRSTFSNLFRQSLLALLPVGVAGLVVVGFSELGLLLPIVQAEYGLRFRLRGERPWANQVVLIAIDDASLAALGSFPWPRQRYTELLGRLQRGSPQVIVFDLVFSEASPDDGAFAEAIATHPAVILASAWNRQGQPLGPTPPLAAAALTSGHILQQHQGGYIHSVTPELGEQPALAIATAEALSLSQQAVPLPPLDRPLWVNWPGPSTRLHTYSFVDVLEGRVAPQAFEGKVVLIGATALGLDDWVTPFDRDPPASGVYLHGALIDNLLHQRWLKPLPGSWAGALAMAFALAVVFQRRLPHGTLQGTVWRRVALIGGLVILWWGLALALFGVNLWLPVVGPGLMAVTVGSLGIAQQLGQQNRWLRELTAGLQRRYGAMLVLPPLPALPQEERIEPPGLSSRVAQLVDLTQQLGRSQAIQAAIARSLPLGLVAAAADGTVWFANPLATDWLGLTAGDNLNASPLADWFDPGGWSALWQRVVAAQPVPTQVRQRGDPKAANRWYELRLEPLTAEDNLLVAGERGAIVLIEDITYRQHMETELRRLNESLEDQVQVRTRQLEQLNRSLHEQIAERQEAQNQLAYEALHDALTGLPNRRQFLSHLSAQFGQPQDERFAVLFLDCDRFKLINDSFGHWVGDELLKQVATIVQDCVRPTDVVARFGGDEFTILLTTLEQVEDAIAVAQRIRQRFAQPLSLAGQQLFTNTSIGIVIGGSQYHHPDELLRDADTAMYQAKVNGLGYALFAPDMHLDVRRSLQIETSLRLALEQQEFQLHYQPIVGLMSQHLMGCEALLRWRHPSRGLLSPSDFLTIAEESGLMVPIGGWVLREACNQMQRWRRRLLMPADAVMSINLSTTQFLQPDLVAVIEDSLAVSGLPPANLKLEITETVVMENPAQAVQMIQALRDRGIRLSIDDFGTGYSSLGYLQQIPVDMLKIDRSFIDRIHQSSQQYGIVEAILRLATHLNIQVIAEGIEQSAQLQALNRLGCEFGQGYLFARPLSVSQFSQYLRGERGSRER comes from the coding sequence ATGAGATCTACCTTCTCTAACCTGTTTCGGCAGAGTTTGTTAGCCCTGCTACCTGTAGGTGTTGCTGGTTTGGTAGTGGTAGGTTTCAGCGAGTTGGGCCTGCTACTGCCCATAGTTCAGGCCGAATATGGTTTGCGGTTTCGCCTGCGGGGGGAGCGCCCCTGGGCCAACCAGGTGGTGCTAATCGCCATCGATGACGCCAGCCTGGCGGCATTGGGATCGTTTCCCTGGCCGCGCCAGCGGTATACCGAACTGCTGGGGCGACTCCAGAGGGGGTCGCCCCAGGTGATTGTTTTTGATCTGGTGTTTAGCGAGGCCAGTCCCGACGATGGGGCCTTTGCCGAGGCGATCGCCACTCACCCCGCCGTCATTTTGGCTTCGGCCTGGAACCGCCAGGGGCAGCCCCTGGGGCCAACTCCCCCCCTGGCCGCTGCGGCCCTGACCAGTGGACACATCCTGCAGCAGCACCAGGGCGGCTACATTCACAGCGTGACCCCCGAGCTGGGGGAACAGCCCGCCCTGGCCATCGCCACCGCAGAGGCCCTGAGCCTGAGCCAGCAGGCTGTTCCTCTGCCGCCGCTTGATCGGCCCCTGTGGGTCAATTGGCCTGGCCCCAGCACCCGTCTGCACACCTACTCCTTTGTTGATGTGCTTGAAGGGCGGGTGGCGCCCCAGGCCTTTGAGGGTAAGGTGGTGCTGATTGGGGCTACAGCCCTGGGCCTCGACGACTGGGTCACCCCGTTTGACCGTGACCCACCCGCCAGTGGGGTGTACCTGCACGGAGCCCTGATCGACAATTTGCTTCACCAGCGCTGGCTCAAGCCGCTGCCGGGGAGCTGGGCCGGAGCGCTGGCTATGGCCTTCGCCCTGGCGGTGGTGTTCCAGCGGCGGCTGCCCCACGGCACTCTACAGGGCACCGTGTGGCGGCGGGTCGCCCTGATCGGTGGCCTGGTCATCCTCTGGTGGGGGCTGGCCCTGGCTCTGTTTGGGGTTAACCTCTGGCTGCCGGTGGTGGGGCCAGGGCTGATGGCCGTGACGGTGGGTAGTTTGGGTATCGCCCAACAGCTGGGGCAGCAAAATCGGTGGCTACGGGAGCTAACGGCTGGGCTGCAGCGCCGCTACGGAGCCATGCTGGTGCTGCCCCCCCTACCGGCCCTGCCCCAGGAGGAACGGATAGAGCCACCTGGGCTCTCCTCTCGGGTGGCTCAACTGGTCGATCTGACCCAGCAGCTGGGGCGATCGCAGGCGATTCAGGCGGCCATTGCCCGCAGCCTCCCCCTGGGGCTGGTGGCGGCTGCGGCCGATGGCACCGTGTGGTTTGCCAACCCTCTGGCCACCGACTGGCTGGGACTGACGGCGGGGGACAACCTGAATGCCAGTCCCCTGGCCGACTGGTTTGACCCAGGGGGCTGGTCGGCTCTGTGGCAGCGGGTGGTGGCGGCTCAGCCGGTGCCCACCCAGGTCAGGCAGCGGGGCGATCCCAAGGCCGCGAACCGCTGGTACGAGCTGCGGCTGGAGCCCCTGACCGCCGAAGATAACCTGCTGGTCGCCGGGGAGCGGGGGGCGATCGTCTTGATTGAGGACATCACCTACCGTCAGCACATGGAAACCGAGCTGCGCCGGCTCAACGAGAGCCTGGAGGACCAGGTGCAGGTGCGCACCCGGCAGCTAGAGCAGCTCAACCGATCGCTGCACGAGCAGATTGCCGAGCGCCAGGAGGCCCAGAACCAGCTGGCCTACGAAGCCCTGCACGATGCGCTGACCGGACTGCCCAACCGCCGCCAGTTTCTCAGCCACCTGAGCGCCCAATTTGGCCAGCCCCAGGATGAGCGCTTTGCGGTGCTGTTTCTCGACTGCGATCGCTTCAAGCTGATCAACGACTCCTTTGGCCACTGGGTTGGCGATGAACTGCTGAAGCAGGTGGCCACCATCGTGCAGGATTGTGTGCGCCCCACCGATGTAGTGGCGCGCTTTGGGGGCGACGAGTTCACCATTTTGCTGACCACCCTGGAGCAGGTCGAGGATGCGATCGCGGTGGCCCAGCGCATTCGCCAGCGGTTTGCCCAGCCTCTGAGCCTGGCCGGGCAACAGCTGTTTACCAACACCAGCATTGGCATTGTGATCGGCGGTTCCCAGTACCACCACCCCGACGAACTGCTGCGCGACGCCGATACCGCCATGTACCAGGCCAAGGTCAATGGCCTCGGCTACGCGCTGTTTGCCCCCGATATGCACCTGGATGTGCGCCGATCCCTTCAGATTGAGACATCACTCCGGCTGGCCCTGGAGCAGCAGGAATTCCAGCTCCACTACCAGCCGATCGTTGGCCTTATGTCCCAGCATCTGATGGGCTGTGAGGCGCTGCTGCGCTGGCGACACCCCTCACGGGGGCTGCTGTCGCCCAGCGATTTTTTGACCATTGCCGAAGAGTCTGGGCTGATGGTACCGATTGGTGGCTGGGTCCTGCGGGAAGCCTGCAATCAAATGCAGCGCTGGCGTCGTCGCCTTCTCATGCCTGCGGATGCAGTCATGAGTATTAATCTGTCAACGACTCAGTTTTTGCAGCCCGACCTGGTCGCCGTGATTGAAGACAGCTTGGCGGTTAGCGGCTTGCCCCCGGCCAACCTCAAGCTCGAAATCACCGAAACCGTGGTGATGGAAAACCCGGCTCAGGCTGTGCAGATGATTCAGGCGCTGCGCGATCGCGGCATCCGGCTCAGCATTGACGACTTTGGCACCGGCTACTCCTCCCTGGGCTACCTGCAGCAGATCCCCGTCGACATGCTCAAAATCGATCGCAGCTTCATCGACAGAATCCATCAAAGTTCCCAGCAGTACGGCATCGTCGAAGCCATCCTTCGCCTCGCCACCCACCTCAACATCCAGGTCATTGCCGAAGGGATTGAGCAGTCTGCCCAGCTGCAGGCGCTCAACCGGCTGGGCTGTGAATTTGGTCAGGGGTATCTCTTTGCCCGCCCCCTCAGCGTCAGTCAGTTCAGCCAGTACCTGCGAGGGGAGAGGGGAAGCCGAGAGCGGTAA
- a CDS encoding iron-containing alcohol dehydrogenase, which produces MTSIYTYNFPTRIRFGPGARRELAAELTALGIQRVLIITDKDVAQLPWFPELEAALADFGAATFSGVWGNPVVSQVNAGIEAWKASGADGIVAVGGGAPMDVAKAIALMAHHPGHLFDYEDGASTRPIDQPIPPIVALPTTAGTGSEVGRSTVISDDDTHAKKIMFDPQLLPRVVLADPELLLGLPAKITAATGMDALTHLVEAFLAQGFNPLCDGIALEGIHLVAHNLQACVDFAQRLREGEVFDEATAAAHLVARGGMLNASMMGAIAFQKGLGVTHSCAHALSTVYDTHHGLANGIMLPAAMRFNLSAEPERFLRMARVVQPGATDGQAFVDWIVGLSAAIGMPTSLGALGVTPDGLGPLVAVALKDGCHPLNPRPVTEEDFYAIYQDAF; this is translated from the coding sequence ATGACTTCCATCTACACCTACAACTTCCCCACCCGCATTCGCTTTGGGCCGGGGGCACGGCGTGAACTCGCCGCCGAACTCACCGCCCTCGGCATTCAGCGCGTGCTGATTATCACCGATAAGGATGTGGCGCAACTGCCCTGGTTTCCAGAGCTAGAAGCGGCCCTGGCGGATTTCGGAGCCGCCACCTTTAGCGGGGTTTGGGGCAACCCGGTGGTCTCCCAGGTCAATGCCGGGATTGAGGCCTGGAAAGCCAGCGGTGCCGACGGCATTGTGGCGGTGGGTGGCGGTGCGCCCATGGATGTGGCCAAGGCGATCGCCCTGATGGCCCACCACCCCGGCCACCTGTTCGACTACGAAGATGGGGCTAGCACCCGCCCCATCGACCAGCCGATTCCGCCCATCGTTGCCCTGCCCACCACCGCAGGTACCGGCAGCGAAGTGGGCCGCAGCACCGTAATCTCCGACGACGACACCCACGCGAAGAAGATTATGTTTGACCCGCAGTTGTTGCCCAGGGTGGTGCTGGCCGACCCGGAACTGCTGCTGGGGCTGCCCGCAAAGATCACCGCTGCTACGGGGATGGATGCGCTAACCCACCTGGTTGAGGCGTTTTTGGCCCAGGGGTTCAATCCCCTCTGCGATGGCATTGCGCTGGAGGGCATTCATCTAGTGGCGCACAATTTGCAGGCTTGTGTGGACTTTGCCCAGCGGCTAAGGGAGGGGGAAGTCTTTGACGAGGCGACGGCGGCGGCGCACCTGGTGGCACGGGGGGGAATGCTGAATGCGTCGATGATGGGGGCGATCGCATTCCAAAAGGGCCTGGGTGTTACCCATTCCTGCGCCCACGCGCTCTCGACGGTCTACGACACCCACCACGGCCTGGCCAATGGCATCATGCTGCCTGCGGCGATGCGGTTTAACCTGTCGGCGGAGCCGGAGCGGTTTTTGCGGATGGCCCGGGTGGTGCAGCCGGGGGCGACCGATGGGCAGGCGTTTGTGGATTGGATTGTGGGGCTATCGGCGGCGATTGGGATGCCGACTTCGCTGGGGGCGTTGGGGGTGACGCCCGACGGGCTGGGGCCACTGGTGGCGGTGGCGCTTAAGGATGGGTGTCATCCGCTGAATCCGAGACCGGTTACGGAGGAGGATTTCTACGCCATCTACCAGGATGCCTTTTGA
- a CDS encoding type 1 glutamine amidotransferase: protein MDILIVQHVEADPIGILGRYLEVNGAWLHTWLVPQQPTPPAGHYDGLIVLGGPMNACEDDNFPHLARVIQLIQEFHDQGRPVLGICLGAQLIARAFGSRVYQNERPELGFTPLFPVTAAGEAWIQDYPPGMPMMQWHFDTFDLPTGAQLLLTNDVCANQAFRLGSHTYGLQFHPEVTPEIVMNWIAFKTDWIEAHYPHLFEELREQLILHWVQSAQFTEKLANAWYSQVVAAAQTVSLLRQT, encoded by the coding sequence ATGGATATTTTGATTGTTCAACATGTTGAGGCCGACCCGATTGGTATTTTGGGTCGTTACCTGGAGGTAAATGGAGCCTGGCTGCACACCTGGCTGGTGCCTCAGCAGCCCACTCCACCAGCGGGGCACTACGACGGGTTGATCGTACTGGGCGGCCCTATGAATGCCTGTGAAGACGACAACTTTCCCCACCTGGCGCGGGTAATCCAGCTAATTCAAGAATTTCACGATCAGGGCAGGCCGGTGCTGGGCATTTGCCTGGGGGCCCAGCTAATTGCTCGGGCCTTTGGCAGTCGGGTCTACCAAAACGAGAGGCCTGAACTGGGTTTTACGCCCCTGTTTCCGGTAACGGCGGCGGGCGAAGCCTGGATTCAGGACTATCCGCCAGGCATGCCGATGATGCAGTGGCACTTTGACACCTTTGACTTGCCGACTGGAGCCCAGCTGCTGCTAACCAATGACGTCTGCGCCAATCAAGCATTTCGCCTGGGCAGTCACACCTACGGCTTGCAGTTTCATCCCGAGGTCACGCCCGAAATTGTGATGAACTGGATTGCCTTCAAGACTGACTGGATTGAGGCCCATTACCCCCACCTGTTTGAGGAGCTACGGGAGCAGTTGATCCTGCACTGGGTGCAGTCGGCCCAGTTCACCGAAAAGTTAGCCAATGCCTGGTATAGCCAGGTCGTTGCTGCCGCCCAGACGGTTTCCCTACTGCGGCAGACCTGA
- the glnT gene encoding type III glutamate--ammonia ligase, with the protein MVYPDIQPLSAELQALQQRLEQQGVKYALASFVDIHGLCKGKVVPLSHFDRMMQGSELFTGAALDGVPQEISDDEVGTMPDPASATVLPWNPEVVWFASDLYLAGQPFEACCRTILRRALDQAAAMGYRFNLGIETEFFILKDTETGFGPVSDRDTLAKAAYAIPTVLDNYKILDTIVSAMNGLGWDVYSFDHEDAQGQFETDFTYCDALTMADRLTFFRLMVKELARAQGYFASFMPKPYANQTGSGAHYNMSLADLETGQNLFEDPTDPCGLSKLGYQFIAGVLKHAKAIVAVTCPTVNSYKRLVRQGSMSGFTWAPVYICYGNNNRTNMLRIPMGGGRVECRAADISTNLYLGAAMILAAGLEGIREGLDPGEPHRENMYTYPLAELTAMGIDTLPRTLGEAIAAFAADPLSEAVMGPLMYKTYVDFKTQEWEEYHSHISDWEIQRYLKFF; encoded by the coding sequence ATGGTCTATCCCGATATTCAGCCGCTTTCTGCCGAACTCCAGGCCCTCCAGCAGCGGTTGGAGCAGCAGGGGGTGAAGTATGCCCTGGCCAGCTTTGTGGATATCCACGGGCTCTGCAAGGGCAAGGTGGTGCCCCTGAGCCACTTCGATCGCATGATGCAGGGCTCCGAGCTGTTTACCGGTGCGGCCCTCGACGGCGTCCCCCAGGAGATTAGCGACGACGAAGTGGGCACCATGCCCGACCCCGCCAGCGCCACGGTGCTGCCCTGGAACCCGGAGGTGGTGTGGTTTGCCAGCGATCTGTACCTGGCGGGGCAGCCCTTCGAGGCCTGCTGCCGCACCATTCTGCGGCGGGCGCTGGACCAGGCGGCGGCCATGGGCTACCGGTTTAACCTGGGCATCGAGACCGAGTTTTTTATCCTCAAAGATACCGAGACCGGGTTTGGGCCGGTGAGCGATCGCGACACCCTAGCCAAAGCTGCCTACGCCATCCCCACGGTGCTCGACAACTACAAAATCCTCGACACCATCGTCAGCGCCATGAACGGCCTGGGCTGGGATGTGTACTCCTTTGACCACGAAGATGCCCAGGGCCAGTTTGAAACCGACTTCACCTACTGCGACGCCCTGACCATGGCCGATCGCCTGACGTTCTTTCGGCTGATGGTGAAGGAACTGGCCCGCGCCCAGGGCTACTTCGCCAGCTTTATGCCCAAACCCTACGCCAACCAGACCGGCAGCGGTGCCCACTACAACATGTCCCTGGCGGATCTCGAAACCGGCCAAAACCTGTTTGAAGACCCCACCGACCCCTGCGGCCTCTCCAAGCTGGGCTACCAGTTCATTGCTGGGGTGCTGAAGCATGCCAAGGCAATCGTCGCCGTCACCTGCCCCACGGTGAATAGCTACAAGCGGCTGGTGCGCCAGGGCAGCATGTCGGGCTTTACCTGGGCGCCGGTCTACATCTGCTACGGCAACAATAACCGCACCAACATGCTGCGCATTCCCATGGGCGGGGGCCGGGTGGAGTGCCGCGCCGCCGACATCTCCACCAACCTATACCTGGGGGCGGCGATGATTTTGGCCGCTGGGCTGGAGGGCATCCGCGAAGGGCTGGACCCGGGTGAACCCCACCGCGAGAACATGTACACCTATCCTTTGGCTGAGCTAACGGCCATGGGCATCGACACCCTGCCGCGCACCCTGGGGGAGGCGATCGCCGCCTTTGCCGCCGACCCCCTCAGCGAAGCGGTGATGGGGCCACTGATGTATAAAACCTACGTGGATTTCAAGACCCAGGAGTGGGAGGAATACCACAGCCACATCTCCGACTGGGAAATTCAACGCTACCTGAAATTTTTCTAG
- a CDS encoding glycine zipper family protein: MRSDREVPKNSKNNPNANPDPITGQPGAHPVGTGVGAAGAGVVGTAVGGVVGGPVGAVVGAAVGAVAGGLLGKNTAEQIDPTIEDNYWRTNYKNRPYAASDYTYDDYSPAYRTGYTGYSSYAQQGMTYDQAEPRLREDYERQYSGHRVGWDSARHASRDAWDRVDRNNSRYRAEEDYWRSNFSSRPYREADYTYDDYSPAYRTGYEGYNTYSGQGLTFSQAEPHLRRDYERRNGNGRLGWEKAKHAIQDAWHRLESAVTNDPGDRDRRVDSGYGVNVGQPNSYVDDRGRNQPPRPDTGTADML; the protein is encoded by the coding sequence ATGCGAAGCGATAGAGAAGTCCCTAAAAACTCAAAAAACAACCCCAACGCCAATCCTGATCCGATTACGGGCCAGCCTGGTGCCCATCCAGTTGGGACTGGAGTCGGGGCCGCTGGGGCCGGTGTCGTTGGTACGGCGGTCGGTGGCGTGGTCGGTGGTCCGGTCGGTGCTGTTGTGGGTGCAGCTGTGGGTGCGGTCGCTGGTGGGCTCCTGGGCAAAAACACCGCCGAGCAAATTGACCCCACTATCGAAGACAACTACTGGCGCACAAACTATAAAAACCGTCCCTACGCTGCGTCCGACTACACCTACGATGACTACAGCCCCGCCTATCGCACCGGCTACACAGGGTACAGCAGCTACGCCCAGCAGGGAATGACCTACGACCAGGCCGAACCTCGGCTCAGGGAAGACTACGAGCGGCAGTATAGCGGTCACCGTGTGGGCTGGGACAGCGCCCGTCATGCCAGCCGCGATGCCTGGGACCGGGTCGATCGCAACAACAGCCGCTACCGGGCAGAGGAAGACTACTGGCGCAGCAATTTCTCCTCTCGCCCCTACCGCGAGGCGGACTACACCTACGATGACTACAGCCCCGCCTACCGCACGGGCTACGAGGGCTACAACACCTACTCTGGCCAAGGCCTCACCTTTAGCCAGGCGGAGCCGCACCTGCGGCGCGACTACGAGCGTCGCAATGGCAACGGGCGACTGGGCTGGGAGAAGGCCAAGCACGCTATTCAGGATGCGTGGCACCGCCTGGAGTCAGCGGTGACCAATGACCCTGGCGATCGCGATCGCCGAGTTGACTCAGGCTACGGCGTCAACGTTGGCCAGCCCAACAGCTACGTTGACGATCGCGGCCGCAACCAACCCCCCAGGCCCGACACTGGCACAGCCGATATGCTGTAA
- the glnT gene encoding type III glutamate--ammonia ligase, which produces MVGMLTQVQNLAERAKALGIKFFLVSYTDLLGGTRAKLVPASQIAGVEKDGAFFCSFASNLGLGPEAAEIAVVPDPDSLIQLPWEPTVGWLASDVYFEGEPFPAAPRMVLNRVLDQAAALGYTYKTGVEAEFFLLRQTEQGYEIADPKDTADRPCYDQLNLMRQFELISTLVTYMEDLGWGPYQCDHEDANGQFELNWTYCDAKTTCDRHVFFKYMVKTLAEQRGFVATFMPKPFSHITGNGGHIHNSLWQGDTNAFAEGADGGGLSPRGYHFLGGVLAHGQGLAALCAPTCNSYRRLGASTTASGSTWSPRYISYGGNNRSHLIRIPDTGRFECRMVDGAANLYLATAGILAAGLEGMQQQTDPGQRIDENLFARADEFPDLQTLPHNLYEAMEALKQDSLLMETLGDLGAKTFLEMKTKEWNAFNAQVTAWEMNQYVNI; this is translated from the coding sequence ATGGTCGGCATGTTAACCCAGGTCCAGAACCTGGCAGAGCGGGCAAAAGCCCTTGGGATCAAGTTTTTCTTAGTGTCTTACACCGATTTGCTGGGGGGCACCCGGGCCAAACTGGTGCCCGCCTCGCAGATCGCCGGAGTGGAAAAAGACGGCGCGTTTTTTTGCTCCTTTGCCTCCAACCTGGGCCTAGGGCCTGAGGCGGCGGAGATCGCCGTGGTGCCCGACCCCGACTCGTTGATTCAGCTACCCTGGGAACCCACCGTGGGCTGGCTGGCCAGCGACGTGTACTTTGAGGGGGAACCCTTCCCCGCTGCCCCGCGCATGGTGCTCAACCGGGTGCTGGACCAGGCGGCGGCCCTGGGCTACACCTACAAAACCGGGGTCGAGGCCGAGTTTTTCTTGCTCAGGCAAACCGAGCAGGGCTACGAGATCGCCGACCCCAAGGACACCGCCGATCGCCCCTGCTACGACCAGCTCAACCTGATGCGGCAGTTTGAGCTAATCTCAACGCTGGTCACCTACATGGAAGACCTGGGCTGGGGGCCATACCAGTGCGACCACGAAGACGCCAACGGCCAGTTTGAGCTGAACTGGACCTACTGCGATGCCAAGACCACGTGCGATCGCCATGTGTTCTTCAAATACATGGTCAAAACCCTGGCGGAGCAGCGGGGCTTTGTCGCCACCTTTATGCCCAAACCCTTCAGCCACATCACCGGCAACGGTGGCCACATCCACAACAGCCTGTGGCAGGGCGATACCAACGCCTTCGCCGAGGGGGCCGATGGGGGCGGGCTGTCTCCCCGGGGCTACCACTTCCTGGGCGGCGTGCTGGCCCACGGCCAGGGCCTCGCCGCCCTCTGCGCCCCCACCTGCAACTCCTACCGCCGCCTGGGGGCCAGCACCACCGCCAGCGGCAGCACCTGGAGCCCCCGCTACATCTCCTACGGCGGCAACAACCGCTCCCACCTGATCCGCATTCCCGATACGGGCCGGTTTGAGTGCCGCATGGTGGATGGGGCCGCCAACCTCTACCTGGCCACCGCTGGCATCCTCGCCGCCGGGCTGGAGGGGATGCAGCAGCAGACCGACCCCGGCCAGCGCATCGACGAAAACCTGTTTGCCCGCGCCGACGAGTTCCCCGACCTGCAAACCCTGCCCCACAACCTCTACGAGGCGATGGAAGCCCTGAAGCAGGACAGCCTGCTGATGGAAACCCTAGGTGATCTGGGGGCCAAGACCTTTTTAGAAATGAAAACCAAGGAGTGGAATGCCTTCAACGCTCAGGTCACCGCCTGGGAGATGAACCAATACGTGAATATTTAG